ttcttctataatttttaatcaagattatttcagtgtgtcttGTTCTGTGTCTTGTTTGTTTATGCCGGTTGTGGCTCAGCGTTAAACACCGTCTCATGCTGTCTTCGAAGTTGATCCTGCCTTGCAGTTTGAAAACGTCTAAATTAATAGGAATGGACAATGTTAGTAATaacattttaaagcaatttaaattacactaccaaaaagtacgctgttcacgagtttcagtttagataaagatcgtttgccctgtactccgtcccagttaaaattgaaaagaacgttGTCAGAGAAAAGTTTTCTCATTACTCCAATAATGTCTGATAATGCACCTTTCAGCATAAAGATATatgatttctaaatgaaaaccacCAATTTGAGTTATGAAACACaatttaaaatattcaaaaataccattgattcttgataatcatctgagtccaactttttctcaatgtcataaactgaatccagcgatgttagtggcataacgatagagagctcggtgtgagtatcattttccgtttctccgctgatacggcatactattttgtgcgttttcttaatCAGAACTTTTGAGTCACGCATGACCTTAGAGATAGCCATGACTTCTGCCAATTCTGGAAGCTGAAATgatagcataaataataattaaagagaatcaaggtattgcggctacaattgctagggtttcacaaataacagttcaatatttcactacgcaccttttcttcaatcttagtcaatctaaattccaggtcgatatgcttctgtaatattgtttgtagtattgccattatgttttcgtttgttgtaGGGAATGTTCCTTCGTTGGTTAAGGAAGTAGCCGCATTATTCAAAACGGTACTCGTTGTATTTAAGGAAGAGTGAAAGGAcgcgctgtgttgtgctacatcgaTGAAATCGGCGTTTGCTGAATCGGAATTGGAGGGAAGTAAATCAATCAATTTGTTGTGTGTTTGGTTGGTACTAGAGCTGGACGAATTATTGAAATTGTTGTTTATAGCTTTTGAGCTAGATGGAAACGGTTCGCTGTGTAGTGCTACATCGACCAAATGCGCATTTGTTGCATTGAAGCCCTTTGACAAGTAAAACTTTCGGAATTTTGGTGTATATGGTTCGCTGGTTTGGCGCTAGACGGATGACGGAGATTGGCGTTCTTTGCATATAATTTAGATGGAAACGGTtcgctgtgttgtgctacatccACGACATGGGAGTTTGTTGCAATATAATTCGAAGCAAATTCATCGACCAAATTGGCATTTACTTTGCCCTTCACCAGCTTTACCTTTTTAATTCTTAGTTGGTTGGCTGTAGAGCCAGACGAACTATGCAAATTGGCGTTATTTGCATACAATTGAGATGGAAACGGTtcgctgtgttgtgctacatccACGAAATAGGGGTCCGTTGCATTGGGAGCGGAGGGAAGTACATCTACCATACCCTTGAATGTTTGGTTGGTAGTAGAGctggaaatatttaaaaaggcgTTGCTTTTCCTATTCGAAGTAGAGGTATACATATCTATGTCTTCTTCAAATATGTCCTGGCTCGCCATTCTTTCTGATCATATGTTCTccatgaaaaaaaagaaatacaattaCGAGTAGCATTTTTagtaatttgtttgaaaatatatGAGGAGGTCCTCACTGTagggttattatttttatttaactttgtgtttaagttactttgaactttgtaatttttgaatttttacatCAAGAAGATATTATGTATGTGActattcatattaataaaaaataataaagcatACTACACTCGCCAAAACGTAACATTTCATTCATATGTGAATTCGAGTAAATTGATAAAGTTAATTTTACCATTGATGCCTTAGGAAAGCTTCTTacgaatataatatatatatatattttccaaaataaaCATTTTGGAAATGTTCCGTTTTGGTGTGGACCTCCGCATGTCATCAAATTGGAGCAAGCGATAATATAAGAATATTAGttagaaaatttgtgaaaaaggtTATGAAGTAAGGGTATGAGaagatatttattttcaaaaggaATACAAAAATACTTATGTTCAATATCTTCCCAGGAAATTTCAAGTCTCATTTCATCCAACCTACTTCCAACCAATATACCAAGGGCTGAAAGTGACTCAAGTGGTGCTTCGTAATAATTATCGACTTTAAGAAATGCGTTCGCTACTACCACtcacttttttcttttctttgtgttAGCAAATTCACTTCAAATTTTCAACTCATTCTAATTCTTCTAACACCTTTTCATAAGCAGTTAATGCTGCAAATGCTAGTTTGTTGTCTATATTTTCATTTGATCacataaatattgttttttgatTATAGATTTTTTTGCAAGAAAGAAATTCCTTAGCAAACTTACCTGCAAAGCATTAGAAGTCTCAGCAGAAGCATAAATTAATTTTGTCTCCACTTTCTGCGTAGCCgacaatttcttaaattcttcATCTGAACGACGAGCTACTTGTTTGAAATTATATGCTGCCTGCAAATTATCTGTACAATTTACTTGTTTGAAATTATATGCTGCTTGCAAATTATCTGTACAATTTATGCATACAATTTTTGGAAGATTATCAATTGATGTTGCGTGCAACTATGGTAAACGGAATGGctgattcgcagaaaatttttgtgacgtatttgagggtacatagcatgtaagaaaaggcaagcatatatgtatcgggcatttcaattaggctatctcattctgccatactaacaattgtggaacaatgtgggatattttgttgttggtcgccatctttggtcactagatttttgctgggcatatgaataaaatatgaaccaaaaaaactgaattttcaatatttattattttcaatattattatatatgtacatgaaattggaagttatattaatccagttcatataaaacagaagaactttaataataaataaactcgcttaattggtttttgttttccaattgaaatctcttctaagcgagcaaaaaaataatattaggctttagaaaaaactccaattatttgaatgatctacaacttaaagcttagtataaattcagatcaaaaatattcaaaggtgtcgtggaatcctaTTGCTCTCGTAATTGAAGagcttaaaaatgtacgactattaattgagtcagacttattattgttctaaatctaataattcaagcaataattctgcaacccttagcaggagtattgattggtttcaaatctaattccgacagcaatcgtatcactacatcccttattatatgcacatgaaattgtaacttaaattaatacagttcatataaagaaaagtaagtattttaataacaaataaactcgcttaattggttttcgttttccaattgaaatcttttccaagcgaacagaaaataattttaagctttagaaaaaactgcaattatttgaatcaatttaaatctacaacttaaagctaattagaaattcagattagatttactcttatttttcagatcaagaatattcaaaggtgtcgtggaatccgattgctgtcgtaattgatgaacttaaaaatgtgcgactagtaattgagtcagacttattattgttctaaatctaatcattcaagcaataattctgcaacccatagcaggagtattgattggtttcaaatctaattccgacagcaatcgtatcacatcccttattatatatgtacgtgatattgcaacttaaattaatacaattgatataaagaaaagtaagtactttaataataacataaactctcttaattggtttttgttttccaattgaaatcttttctaagcgagcagaaaataattttaagctttagaaaaaactccaattatttgaataatctacaacttaaagcttagtagaaattcagattaggtttactcttttttcagatcaataatattcaaaggtgtcgtggaatccgattgctgtcataattgatgaacttaaaaatgtacgacttgtaattaagtcagacttattattgttctaaatctaattattcaaacaataattctacaacccatagcaggagtattgatttgTTTCAAATCTAAtcccgacagcaatcgtatcacatccatcattatatatgtacgtgagattgcaacttaaattaatactgttgatataaagaaaagtaaatactttaataataaatcaactatcttaattgatttttgttttccaattgaaatcatttcctgtgcatgcacatcgctaacctgtgttggcaaaagatatgattatactgtcttcgatagatagtcggacgagccgctactcggagatgaccgttgtgtcggtggcagctgttacaacagcagtttctaactttacaccatccgtacggtGTGATGaaagcttcactgccttttccaattgcttggcgccagcaatttttgctgtttgtaacgctttagctgtaatgcaaatatatagatgggttaaattggttttcgtatgttattcaacaactcaccctattccatcatcacagcctcctcatcgattttgaatatgtgtactgtttcagtattcagacccagttcgtttggtgcaatattttcgatttgatgaatatgtatactatccgttaggcagacaattaggtgcaatcgattcattcatatactgtgggtatttgagccgtagacgcaatggcagatattttgattctttttgaagtgtaacatttgtaaacagttgggtttctctgctgtcaccatcaccactagagagctattgaagaaacgctcgaccaagataatatgtcaGATTTACACGCagagatttcttccaccttttcacagttattggtggagaaaatgcgaaagccatatttaccatcccataccgaaatagaactgtagaggaagaaacattttataaaatttaataaaatcaaaaaatgatagttgtgctaaaatggggtaacgtattgtatgttaaagtataccgaagtctcagcggctttgtcctggtgaaaattgagtttgaataggttttattcttcattcttagaaacatgtacgaaggtacctggtaagatattaaaaatcctcaacgctttttttggtataacttaaaaaactcatattcaaacttctgcttaacttctacatatcaatagctacctttaccaccatgagtcactattgcttctacgcctatgctattgtttcctacattgatgaactttgtaataaaataaacagctatctccccaatctctccagttttgtcgcctcgcgaaacctgatattgtcaccaaccaaatcatcggtgaccttatttaaaacatgaccgcgccaaatgtcgaccatatggcattaccctaccgactgtcttacaccctaaaattttgggtgtgactttcgatcaggatctacatcttggagagcatgcactagcaattgtaacgaaaatcgtcgttggtgtgaggtcttagccgatctccagatctgtagaaaaggaggttattagcttaatgcttaagatgatgcgggaataaccaagtaagctccttccaacctttgattcgggggatggtataatggtatgaagatgatagcgtgccacaacatcgcgagcttgcgatggctggaggaagtggttccaaacctccaaaggcagggcacgaacgctcgttttgagatggtggataaagcgcaaatccccaaggtaacaaaagttaaggtatggataccatgcgtgatgaagccggaggatacactgcgacttttgcagaatcagaatcctgtaaggataaaatcccccaatttaactttttaataatcatctggcatCATTGCAACATTGTTGCTCACaataatatttaattgtgaatgttacaaataaaatgaatacaacACAACACAATATGCCATGAGCATTGAAATATAGCGTGTAAGAGAGAgtaagatatatgtggggtgaaacacgAAAAATGACTGGCAATGATGGCTcggcatttttcatgtttcaccgccatcaataTAATTGTGACTATCAAAAAAAGCGGACGTGTTTTATAGAGTGTGAAATAAAAAGCCGAGTATTTTGTCTTAAAATATATAGTTCGGATTTTACTCATTTTTAATGAACTCTAAAATATGGCGACGACGGCCACCACGTTTGTGGTGATCCTTAAAGTAAGGCTACATACAGCTACGATCTGGAGGCGGCGTCCTCCCAGAGCAATGGGCATACGATCGAGGGTGAGTTTTATAGTGCGGCTGGCGAAGCCGTACTcaatatggcgaccgtgacaggactggAGCCCGGTCATAGttcgtttttccttttttttcatttttaacatCGGAACGAGCCGGACGTCTAGTAAGTGGTGAGTGagaattttttttcaagtggACAGAAGGCAAAAGTGTGTGTGTGGTGCGATAAacgtgcaaaattaaaaatacaattttctaataaatttcaatacttaaattgctaattaaaattctaacctacggagtaattttctaaataaattcaacTAAATTCCTTctaaataaatttccaataaattacaacacaattttctaattaaaattcaacaaaaaatcaacatacaattttctaaaataaaatttcactaatctacgatatatttttctaaatgaaattcaactaattttcaacacattattttccaaatacatttttaataaactagCGTGCAATTTCCTAACTAAAGCTCAATAAAACCtcaatatacaattttctaaaataaaattctactaaagtacgatataatttcctacattacaattcaacaataaaagtaCAATACATAATTTTCTATCTAAAATCTAcaaaactacgatataatttcttaaaataaaatttaacaaacctaAAATATACTCTTCTaatacaaattcaaacaattCTACGATTCAATTTTACATATTAAATTTACAAACGACAATACAAATTCCCTACATTGAGTCCAATAAACCACAAGGACAATTCAAATTCGacaaaactaaaatacaatttaataaataaaatctaacgaaaattttataaaattccataaattctcataacggcactcgcaccacgccacgcataacggcgaAATTAACGGCACTCAAAATTCTCCACCACCAACTTTAAGCATAAAACAACAACATCGAAGACACATACATCGAAGACAACACCAGCagcaacaccagcagcgattcaggtctgccagcgcagcagcagcagtaacaaaaataagtatacatatatgtattaaataTTCCCGTGCCCGTAGGCATACTTTTTCtctaaattatatatgtatgtatattaaaaattaaaatattaaatttggtgTCTGTGTATTCCAACTTCTCATTCAACATAAATTTTGGATTCTCTTTGACAATACATACGTGGTTTTCGGAAAAaccaatcaatttttttattacatgcggtggttccgttaaaaaccaaaattttttattacatgcggtggttccgtgaaaaaccaattcaatttttattacatgc
The Eurosta solidaginis isolate ZX-2024a chromosome 5, ASM4086904v1, whole genome shotgun sequence DNA segment above includes these coding regions:
- the LOC137254188 gene encoding uncharacterized protein translates to MAILQTILQKHIDLEFRLTKIEEKLPELAEVMAISKVMRDSKVLIKKTHKIVCRISGETENDTHTELSIVMPLTSLDSVYDIEKKLDSDDYQESMKSYIFMLKGALSDIIGVMRKLFSDNVLFNFNWDGVQGKRSLSKLKLVNSVLFDVFKLQGRINFEDSMRRCLTLSHNRHKQTRHRTRHTEIILIKNYRRT